The Allostreptomyces psammosilenae sequence GCGATGCCCAGCAGGCCGCCGAGGACCCCCTGCACCAGTGACTCGCCCATCACCTGGCCGATCACCCGGCGGCTGCGCCAACCCAGCGCCTTGAGCGTGCCGAACTCCCGGACCCGGCGGGTCACCGCGGAGACGGTGAGCAGCGAGGCCACCGCGAAGGCCGCGATCAGCACGGCCACCGACACCCAGCGGCCCAGGCTGCCGGCCAGCTCGGAGGCGCTGGAGAGCGAGCCGGAGACCTGCTCGGCGAGGTCCGAGGCGTCGGTGACGGTGGCGTCCGGCAGGGCCTCGGCGATGGCGGACTTCACCGCCGGGATCCGGGTGGCGTCGGTGGCCTTGACGTAGACGGTGGTGACGGCGTCCTCCTGCTCGGCGAGGGCCTGGGCCTTCGCCAGCGGGATGTAGACGTTCGAGGAGGACGCCCCGCCGTCCGCCGTGGCGATGCCCACGATGGTGAAGTCCTCGCCGCCGACGGTGATGGTGCCGTCCACCGCGAGCTCCTGCTCGGCGGCGTAGCCGGAGTCCAGGAGTGCGACGGCCGCGTCGGCGTCGTCCTCGGTGAGCGCGCGGCCCTCGGTGATCTCCGTGGAGCTGAGCGGGCCGATGCCGCTCACCGCCGGGTCCACTCCGGTGACGGTGAACGACTCCACGTCGATGGCGGCGCCGGGCCCCTGGCCCTGCTCGGTGTTGTCGGAGGGGGGCGCGGCCGGCTGGCCGTCCCCGCCCTGGACGCGGTCGGCGAAGCCGCTGAAGTCGCCGCTGACCCGCACGTTGGTGAGGTTGAGCGCTCCGGTGGCGGCGGACACGCCGTCCAGGCCGGCCACCGTCTGCACGGTGGAGCCCTCCATGACGGACTGCCCCATGGCGGGCGTCAGCCGGTCGCGGACGGCGCTGTCGCCCTCCTCGGTGCCCTCGTCCTGGCCGAACTCGAAGCGGCCGGGGCCGCCGCCCTGGCCCTGCTCGCCCTCGCCGGGCGGGGTTGGCTCCTGGCTGACGGTGATGTCGGTGCCCACGCCGTAGAGCGAGTGCAGCACCTCGTCCTGCGCCTGCCGCATGCCGGTGGACACCGACGTCACGGTGATGACGAGGCCGATGCCCAGGGCCAGGCCGAGGGCGATGACGAGCGCTTGGCGCCGTCGGCGGCGCAGTTCGCGCCGCAGGTAGGTGAAGAACATGCCGATCCCCGGTTCGGGCCCGGTGAGGGCGCAGATGTGGTGGGACTCGGCGAGAACGTATGAGCGGTAGGTGAGAACTGGATGAGAGATGGCTGGGGGGCGTCTGGGAAACCGGTCACGGGCTGGAAACGCCCGGGTCCCGCCCGGCCGTGCACCGCGGGACGGTGTACGGCCGGGCGGGGCGGGCTCAGGCGCCCTGGGCCTCGCCGGCGGCGCGGTCGCGGGCCTGGGCGCGCAGCGCCCGCGCCACGCCGTCCCGCGACTCCACCACCAGGCGGCGCAGCGCGGCGGGCGGCTGGGCCTGCTCCAGCCAGGCGTCGGTGGCGTCCAGCGTGGCCTGCGAGACGTGGATGCTCGGGTACAGGCCGACCACGATCTGCTGGGCCATCTCGTGGGAGCGGGTGGCCCACACCTCGGCCAGCACCTCGAAGTACCGGGCGCGGTAGGGCTCCAGCAGCTCCCGCTGGTCGGTCTGCACGAAGCCGCCGATCACCGCCTCCTGCACGGCGTTGGGCAGGTCCTGGCGCTCGACCACCGACGCCCACGCCTCGGCCTTGGCCGCCGCGGTGGGGCGGGAGGCGAGGCAGCTGGCGGCGTGCCGCTCACCGGCCGCGGTGCGGTCGCCGGCCAGCTCGGCCTCGACCGCCTTCTCGTCCGCGACGCCCGCCGCCACCAGCCGGCCGAGCAGTGCCCAGCGCAGCTCGGTGTCGACCTTGAGGCCCTCCACGGTGACGCTGCCGTCCAGCAGGCCGCTCAGCAGGGCGAGCTGCTGCTCGGAGCGGGCCGCGGCGGCCAGCGCGCGGGCCCAGGCCAGCTGCTGGTCGCTGCCCGGCTCGGCGGCGAGCAGGTGCTGGTGGGCGGCGTCGGCCCAGCGGGCCAGGCCCTCCGGCCGCCACGCCGGGTCGGCGTACAGGTCCAGGGCCAGCTTGGTCTGGCGGTGCAGCGACTGCACCACGCCGATGTCGCCCTCGCGGTCGATGTTGCGCAGCACCAGCTCCAGGTACTCGCGGGTGGCGAGCTCGCCGTCGCGGGTCATGTCCCAGGCGGCGGCCCACAGCAGGGCGCGCGGCAGCGACTCGGCGAAGTCGGCCAGGTGCTCGGTGACCGTGGCGAGCGAGGCCTCGTCCAGCCGCACCTTGGCGTAGGAGAGGTCGTCGTCGTTGAGCAGGATGACGGCCGGGCGGGCGCGGCCGACCAGCTGCGGCACCTCGGTGCGGGCCCCGGTGACGTCCAGTTCGACGCGCTCGGTGCGCAGCAGCTTGCCGGTGACGTCGTCGCGCTCGTAGCAGCCGACGGCGATGCGGTGCGGGCGCAGCACGGCCTCGCCGCGGGCGCCGGCCGGGAGCGGGGGAGCCTCCTGCAGGACGGCGAACTCGGTGATGGTGCCGGCGTCGTCGGTGAGCAGGTGCGGGCGGAGCACGTTGATGCCGGCGGTCTCCAGCCATGCCCTGGACCACGCCTTCAGGTCGCGTCCGGAGGCCTCCTCCAGGGCCCCGAGGAAGTCGGCGAGGGTGGTGTTGCCCCAGGCGTGCGCGCGGAAGTAGCGGCGCAGGCCCTCGGTGAAGGCGTCGTCGCCGACGTAGGCGACGAGCTGCTTGAGGACGGAGGCGCCCTTGGCGTAGGTGATGCCGTCGAAGTTCACCAGGACGTCGTCGAGGTCGCGGATCTCGGCGACGATCGGGTGGGTGGAGGGCAGCTGGTCCTGCCGGTACGCCCAGGTCTTCATGGAGTTGGCGAAGGTGGTCCAGGCGTGCGGCCAGCGGCTGCCGAGGGCCTCGGCCTGGCAGGCGATGGAGGCGTAGGTGGCGAACGACTCGTTCAGCCACAGGTCGTTCCACCACTCCATGGTGACCAGGTCGCCGAACCACATGTGGGCCAGCTCGTGCAGCACGGTCTCGGCGCGGGCCTCGTAGGCGGCGTCGGTGACCTTGGAGCGGAACACGTACTGGTCGCGGATGGTGACCGCGCCGGCGTTCTCCATGGCGCCGGCGTTGAACTCCGGCACGAAGAGCTGGTCGTACTTGGCGAAGGGGTAGGGCCGGTCGAAGCGCTCCTCGAAGTAGGCGAAGCCCTGCTTGGTCACCGCGAAGAGCGCGTCGGCGTCGAGGTACTGGGCCAGGGAGGGGCGGCAGTAGATGCCGAGCGGCACGGTGCGGGAGCCGTCGGCGCTGGTGTAGCCCTCGTCGTGCACGGCCGTGTAAGGGCCGGCGATCAGCGCGGTGATGTAGGAGGAGATGCGGGGGGTGGGCAGGAAGCGCCACACCGCGGTGCCCTCCGCCGCCGGCTCCGGCTGCGGGGTGGGGGAGTTGCTGACGACCTGCCAGCCGGCCGGCGCGGTGACGGTGAACCGGAAGGTCGCCTTGAGGTCGGGCTGCTCGAAGGAGGCGAACACCCGGCGGGCGTCCGGCACCTCGAACTGGGTGTAGAGGTAGGTCTCCTCGTCCACCGGGTCGACGAACTTGTGCAGCCCCTCGCCGGTGTTGGTGTAGGCGCAGGACGCGGTGACGGTCAGCTCGTTCTCCGCGGCCAGGTTCGGCAGCGTGATGCGGCTGTCGGCGAACGCCTCGGCGGGCGGGAGCGGGGTCCCGTTGAGCACGATCTCGTGCACCTCGGGCGCGACCAGGTCGATGAAGGTGTCGGTGCCGGGCCGCGCGCAGGAGAAGCGGACGGTCGTGGTGGAGCGGAAGGTACCGCTGTCCCTGGCCGCGCTGAGGTCGAGGTCGATCTCGTAGGCGTCGACGGTCAGCAGGTCGGCCCGGGTGCGGGCCTCCTCCCGGGTGAGGTTCGTGCCTGGCACGGTGTGATGCTCCTTACGTCGGTGGTCCCGGCATCCTCCCACGCGCCCGTGCGGCGGGCGGGTAGCGCGGCGCGTCCCCCCGCCCGGCCTTCCGCCTCCCCCTTGCCACCGCTCGTTCGCAGTTGCAAGTGGTGTGCGATTAGGGTGGTGGTGGCGTGTTCCGGCGCGGCGTGCGGGCCGTGGAGCGGGAGGTTTCGGAAGGTGGCGGCTACCCGGAGCGGGGAGAGGTCCACGGCGGCGACCGCGGCGACGGGGCCGGTGGGGCCGTCGGTGCCGGTGGGGCCGGCCGGGGCGGGGAGTGGCCTCGCCGGAGGCGTGCGGGTCGGCCGCTACCTGGTGCGACCGGCGGGCCCGGAGGACGTGGGCGGGGCGCGCAGCGTCATGCTCGACACCATCTACGGGGACCTGCGCTCCGCCTACGTGCCGCGCTGGCACCGGGACGTCATCGACATCGAGGGCGGCTACCTGACGCCGGACCGGCACACCCTGCTGGTCGCCGAGCTCGAGGGCCTGGTGGTGGCCACCGGCGCGGTGCGCTCCCAGGGGCCGGCCCACCCGCCCAACCCGCGGTGGGTCGCCGAGCGCTTCCCCTCGGGGACGACGGCGCAGCTGTGCCGGGTCTACGTGCGCCCCGAGCACCGGCGGGCCGGGCTGGCCCGGGCGATCGTGCGGGAGCTGCGCGCCTTCGTGGCCCGGGCCGGCGGCTACCGGTCGATCTACCTGCACACCGACCCCGCGGTGCCGGGCGCCGAGGCGTTCTGGCGCTCGGTCGGCCGGGTGGTCTGCGACGAGCGGGAACTGCCGGGCGGCGGGCAGGGGATCCTGCACGTCGAGCTGCCGATGGGTTCCGCCACCGCCGACGCCGACGGCTCGCCGGGAGGCGGCGAGCCGTCAGATCGTGGCGGAGAGTGATCGCCGCCCGGGTTCCGTCAGATCACCTCCGAACCCCCGTCGAAGCGCCGCAGGGTCAGTGAGCCGCGTTCCGCCGTGATCGCGGTGACCTGGCGCAGCAGGGCCACGGCGATCCGCTCGCCCAGTCGGACGCCGGCCGTGTAGTCGGTGCGCCAGTGCACTCCGGCGATGTTGCGGGCGATCGAGATGTTGCCGGCGAGCTTGTCCAGTTCCCCGCCGACCGTCATCCGGTCGGCGTCGTCCCCGGTGTAGGGGATCAGCCGCAGGCCGTCGGCGTCCGGCTCCACCGGGTCCTCGATGGGGGCGGAGCAGTCGTACCAGGCCTTGAGCAGCGTCACGCAGGCGCCCACGGTGGCGGCGTGCCCGGCGCCGTAGGCGGGGTGGAGCGGGCTGCCTCCGCTGTGCGCCTGGGGCAGCAGGCGGCTGCCGAACCGCTCGTACGTCTCGGCGACGGCGCGGGAGCCGAGGACGGCGGGGTGGATCATGTCGTACCGGCGGGTGCCGGCGAGATGGCGGTGGACCAGGCCGCCGAACTCCTCCGGGCGTGCCCGCCGGTGGACGTACCACTTCAGGTACCACACCGCGCGCATCGCGCGGATGGCGACCTCGGCGACCAGCGCCAGTGCGTGCGGAGGCCCGTAGGTGCCGAAGGCCTGCTCGGTCACCGCGGTCCGGTAGGGGTTGCCGGGGTCCACCGGCGCCGTGGTCTGGAGGATCTGCGCTGCCCCCAGGGCGGCCTGGTAGACGTGGTCGTAGCCCACGTAGTGCGCGAGGTCGCGCGGGGTGCGCAGGTGGTAGCGGTTGTGCTGGTCGCGCGGCACCTGCGGCAGCGGCTGGCCGTTCTGGCAGGCCAGCCAGGTCGGGTAGTCGGTGAGGTGGTCGAGGCCGGGCGGGGGGACGTC is a genomic window containing:
- a CDS encoding ABC transporter permease, with product MFFTYLRRELRRRRRQALVIALGLALGIGLVITVTSVSTGMRQAQDEVLHSLYGVGTDITVSQEPTPPGEGEQGQGGGPGRFEFGQDEGTEEGDSAVRDRLTPAMGQSVMEGSTVQTVAGLDGVSAATGALNLTNVRVSGDFSGFADRVQGGDGQPAAPPSDNTEQGQGPGAAIDVESFTVTGVDPAVSGIGPLSSTEITEGRALTEDDADAAVALLDSGYAAEQELAVDGTITVGGEDFTIVGIATADGGASSSNVYIPLAKAQALAEQEDAVTTVYVKATDATRIPAVKSAIAEALPDATVTDASDLAEQVSGSLSSASELAGSLGRWVSVAVLIAAFAVASLLTVSAVTRRVREFGTLKALGWRSRRVIGQVMGESLVQGVLGGLLGIALGLGGAALVGALSPTLSASVAPSTITGPGGMRGGMGGPGGGMRQIAEQATQTVQVQLTAPVSPQVIALAVALAVSGGLIAGLLGGWRASRLRPADALRRVE
- the pepN gene encoding aminopeptidase N, with amino-acid sequence MPGTNLTREEARTRADLLTVDAYEIDLDLSAARDSGTFRSTTTVRFSCARPGTDTFIDLVAPEVHEIVLNGTPLPPAEAFADSRITLPNLAAENELTVTASCAYTNTGEGLHKFVDPVDEETYLYTQFEVPDARRVFASFEQPDLKATFRFTVTAPAGWQVVSNSPTPQPEPAAEGTAVWRFLPTPRISSYITALIAGPYTAVHDEGYTSADGSRTVPLGIYCRPSLAQYLDADALFAVTKQGFAYFEERFDRPYPFAKYDQLFVPEFNAGAMENAGAVTIRDQYVFRSKVTDAAYEARAETVLHELAHMWFGDLVTMEWWNDLWLNESFATYASIACQAEALGSRWPHAWTTFANSMKTWAYRQDQLPSTHPIVAEIRDLDDVLVNFDGITYAKGASVLKQLVAYVGDDAFTEGLRRYFRAHAWGNTTLADFLGALEEASGRDLKAWSRAWLETAGINVLRPHLLTDDAGTITEFAVLQEAPPLPAGARGEAVLRPHRIAVGCYERDDVTGKLLRTERVELDVTGARTEVPQLVGRARPAVILLNDDDLSYAKVRLDEASLATVTEHLADFAESLPRALLWAAAWDMTRDGELATREYLELVLRNIDREGDIGVVQSLHRQTKLALDLYADPAWRPEGLARWADAAHQHLLAAEPGSDQQLAWARALAAAARSEQQLALLSGLLDGSVTVEGLKVDTELRWALLGRLVAAGVADEKAVEAELAGDRTAAGERHAASCLASRPTAAAKAEAWASVVERQDLPNAVQEAVIGGFVQTDQRELLEPYRARYFEVLAEVWATRSHEMAQQIVVGLYPSIHVSQATLDATDAWLEQAQPPAALRRLVVESRDGVARALRAQARDRAAGEAQGA
- a CDS encoding GNAT family N-acetyltransferase → MGPAGAGSGLAGGVRVGRYLVRPAGPEDVGGARSVMLDTIYGDLRSAYVPRWHRDVIDIEGGYLTPDRHTLLVAELEGLVVATGAVRSQGPAHPPNPRWVAERFPSGTTAQLCRVYVRPEHRRAGLARAIVRELRAFVARAGGYRSIYLHTDPAVPGAEAFWRSVGRVVCDERELPGGGQGILHVELPMGSATADADGSPGGGEPSDRGGE
- a CDS encoding vanadium-dependent haloperoxidase, translated to MGDNGFTGDRRTRARAVRVAAARSEYGRAVPRHLANGEEVDYPYLANFSKGLPHDGNGEVDPAAYQALLRALATGEERHFEAVPLGTPGGRHLLNPRAGAAFELLGPDPQAFPIPPAPRVDGAEHSAEAVELYWMALCRDVPFRDFAADRRVAAAAEELDGLPGYRGPRLCGRVTPATLFRGDAPGELVGPYVSQYLLRDIPNGTLRVPQRQDVPPPGLDHLTDYPTWLACQNGQPLPQVPRDQHNRYHLRTPRDLAHYVGYDHVYQAALGAAQILQTTAPVDPGNPYRTAVTEQAFGTYGPPHALALVAEVAIRAMRAVWYLKWYVHRRARPEEFGGLVHRHLAGTRRYDMIHPAVLGSRAVAETYERFGSRLLPQAHSGGSPLHPAYGAGHAATVGACVTLLKAWYDCSAPIEDPVEPDADGLRLIPYTGDDADRMTVGGELDKLAGNISIARNIAGVHWRTDYTAGVRLGERIAVALLRQVTAITAERGSLTLRRFDGGSEVI